The Montipora capricornis isolate CH-2021 chromosome 1, ASM3666992v2, whole genome shotgun sequence genome contains a region encoding:
- the LOC138042680 gene encoding synaptotagmin-1-like gives MDILIMIILGIVGGVMIATVAASGIYYTYRTKKDKDKEKAVAKITSAHHRRSARIETEPFVQYQDESLVDFDSVPVQPETRRPIRSPDDVYPPVRVEEQDDYLLRNLDMDFSITSVIPPEDTIERKGCLEFTLHYYQLSSTLTLTLIRLGDLPLRLDTGMPPDPLVEFEVKYAHDGKIRSEVYQSTCNPHMYESFRFEVAVSDLGNQTLTFKVIDLMKTNLPEPPPPPPPPLPEEGNKKKKKKQEPPPPPPTPPPPPPPPTPTLIGFVTVPLVSVAMKKLLADTEITVLRDVIKLKPRRSSSEKVDTTGGETMASTTGTDDFEEQPEPSVEAEENKEEEKENIDEDKEEETEVVEQDEPDTSQVEEQAIEPVAPKRPSVSFSGEVDSDVPGPALLISLAYLKSSEKLTVIVMKAKSLKPISKNKKPDPLVKVYVKMGDKKLKKRSTLVKKHDVPPVWNEAFNFAIPHRILHKISVLLQVKHISERGKKSFIGKVVIGSTSNDEAVDHWNAMLTSTSSVAKWHQLEEENPSTKKTKTTTKQKAN, from the exons ATGGACATCCTTATAATGATCATTTTAGGCATTGTTGGTGGCGTAATGATCGCCACAGTAGCTGCCTCTGGAATTTATTACACCTACCGaacaaagaaggacaaagaCAAGGAGAAAGCTGTAGCAAAAATCACCAGCGCTCATCACAGACGCTCCGCGCGCATAGAAACTGAGCCATTCGTGCAATATCAGGATGAATCTTTGGTTGATTTTGATAGTGTTCCTGTGCAACCGGAAACTAGAAGGCCAATTAG GTCGCCAGACGATGTTTATCCTCCAGTGAGAGTGGAAGAGCAAGATGATTATCTCTTGCGTAATCTGGACATGGACTTCAGCATAACCTCGGTTATACCACCG GAAGATACAATAGAAAGAAAAGGATGCCTGGAATTCACTTTGCACTATTATCAGTTGAG TTCAACTTTAACATTGACATTAATCCGTCTTGGTGATCTTCCTCTGCGACTGGATACAGGCATGCCACCAGATCCGTTGGTTGAGTTTGAAGTTAAATACGCACATGATGGTAAAATCAGATCTGAAGTGTACCAATCAACGTGTAATCCACATATGTACGAGAGCTTCAGGTTTGAAGTCGCCGTCAGTGATCTCGGCAATCAAACTTTGACATTCAAAGTGATTGActtgatgaaaacaaacttacctgaaccaccaccaccaccaccaccgccACTACCGGaagaaggaaataaaaaaaagaaaaagaaacaggaACCCCCTCCTCCTCCCCCTACTCCTCCTCCACCACCGCCTCCCCCCACCCCTACGCTTATAGGTTTTGTGACAGTTCCTCTGGTCAGCGTAgcaatgaaaaaattattagcTGACACTGAGATTACAGTACTCCGTGACGTCATTAAGTTGAAACCCAGGCGCTCCTCCTCAGAGAAAGTTGACACTACTGGGGGTGAGACTATGGCATCTACAACGGGGACAGATGATTTTGAGGAACAACCAGAGCCGAGTGTGGAGGCAGAGGAGAATaaggaagaagagaaagaaaacatcgATGAAGATAAAGAAGAGGAAACAGAAGTTGTAGAACAGGATGAGCCAGATACCTCACAG GTGGAGGAGCAAGCAATAGAACCAGTCGCGCCGAAACGTCCCTCAGTCTCATTTTCCGGAGAGGTGGACTCTGATGTACCAGGACCTGCCCTGCTAATATCATTGGCATACCTGAAGTCATCCGAAAAACTCACGGTCATAGTTATGAAGGCAAAGAGTTTAAAGCCAattagcaaaaataaaaaacccg ATCCTTTGGTAAAAGTTTATGTTAAAATGGGCGATAAGAAGCTAAAGAAACGAAGCACTTTAGTGAAAAAACACGACGTGCCTCCGGTGTGGAACGAAGCTTTCAATTTTGCTATCCCACACCGTATTCTACACAAAATATCAGTGCTATTACAAGTGAAACACATCTccgaaagaggaaagaaaagcTTCATCGGTAAAGTAGTTATTGGATCAACATCAAACGACGAAGCAGTGGATCATTGGAATGCCATGCTCACATCCACGAGTTCTGTGGCGAAATGGCATCAGCTGGAAGAAGAAAATCCGAGTACAAAAAAGACGAAAACGACAACAAAGCAAAAAGCAAACTAA